One segment of Halococcus salsus DNA contains the following:
- a CDS encoding MATE family efflux transporter gives MLSVPNPIRFLVSAVGFVLSWLGIIDRQRARRTTDLAWPRIVTGIARMSKNAVDVAMVGIAVGSAGIAGVGFAGPFWGLGFAIGGGIAAGTIALVSQRYGAGEHDGIGQTVRSSTAVVVGLTLPIVAIFWVFAPDLVGLMTSDPRAAALGASYLQVVSLGVPFAALNLIGSRVFIGFNDARTPMILRSAGAVANGLINAALIFGLGMGVVGAAIGTVVSNAVVCGVFATGLVAGRFPGIGEFPVRIDPLGSYLDREFVSQLVDIGTPVMGRNLVWTVAEFPMLAIVGLFGTEVVAAYVIARRIWGLMNTPGWGFGLASSSLVGQELGQNHEETAEAYGFEIVRFAVGVYLLSAAVVFVLSEPIVRAFVDNPTSPAIPLAVSMVSAACIAIVFQGVTGGAAGPLDASGDTRWPFASQAVGTFFVAIPLAYLGATTPLGVWGIYLSFAAETTVPAALNYYRLATGEWKRVSRSYRPGASPADD, from the coding sequence TTGCTATCCGTTCCAAACCCTATCCGGTTTCTCGTTTCGGCCGTCGGTTTCGTGCTGTCCTGGCTCGGGATCATCGACCGGCAACGTGCGCGCCGGACCACTGATCTCGCGTGGCCCCGTATCGTCACCGGCATCGCCAGAATGTCGAAGAACGCCGTCGACGTCGCGATGGTCGGCATCGCGGTCGGCTCGGCGGGCATCGCGGGCGTCGGCTTCGCCGGCCCGTTCTGGGGGCTCGGTTTCGCCATCGGCGGCGGGATCGCCGCGGGCACGATCGCGCTCGTCTCCCAGCGCTACGGCGCGGGCGAGCACGACGGGATCGGCCAGACGGTCCGGTCGAGCACCGCCGTCGTCGTCGGCCTCACCCTCCCGATCGTCGCGATATTCTGGGTGTTCGCGCCCGACCTCGTCGGGCTCATGACCAGCGACCCGCGAGCGGCCGCGCTCGGTGCGTCGTACCTCCAAGTGGTCTCGCTCGGCGTGCCGTTCGCGGCGCTCAACCTCATCGGGAGTCGGGTCTTCATCGGCTTCAACGACGCCCGCACACCGATGATCCTCCGGTCGGCGGGGGCGGTCGCCAACGGCCTCATCAACGCGGCGCTGATCTTCGGGCTCGGGATGGGTGTCGTCGGTGCGGCCATCGGGACCGTGGTCTCGAACGCGGTCGTCTGCGGTGTGTTCGCGACCGGGCTCGTCGCGGGCCGGTTCCCCGGCATCGGCGAGTTCCCCGTCCGGATCGACCCCCTGGGGTCGTACCTCGACCGCGAGTTCGTCTCGCAGCTCGTCGATATCGGCACCCCGGTGATGGGTCGCAACCTCGTCTGGACCGTCGCGGAGTTCCCGATGCTCGCGATCGTCGGCCTCTTCGGCACCGAGGTGGTCGCCGCCTACGTCATCGCCAGACGGATCTGGGGGCTGATGAACACGCCCGGCTGGGGCTTCGGGCTCGCCTCCTCCAGCCTCGTCGGTCAGGAACTCGGCCAGAACCACGAGGAGACCGCCGAGGCCTACGGCTTCGAGATCGTCCGGTTCGCGGTCGGCGTCTACCTGCTCTCGGCGGCCGTGGTGTTCGTCCTCTCGGAACCGATCGTCCGGGCGTTCGTCGACAACCCGACCAGCCCCGCGATCCCGCTCGCGGTCTCGATGGTCTCGGCGGCCTGTATCGCCATCGTCTTCCAGGGGGTCACGGGTGGCGCTGCCGGCCCGCTCGACGCGAGCGGCGACACGCGCTGGCCGTTCGCGAGCCAGGCGGTCGGAACGTTCTTCGTCGCGATCCCGCTGGCCTACCTCGGCGCGACGACGCCGCTCGGGGTCTGGGGGATCTACCTCTCCTTCGCGGCCGAGACCACCGTGCCGGCCGCCCTCAACTACTACCGACTCGCCACCGGCGAGTGGAAGCGCGTCAGTCGGAGCTACCGACCCGGTGCGAGCCCGGCCGACGACTGA
- a CDS encoding FAD binding domain-containing protein — translation MFPDEFDYYEAESVAEAIELLDEHLDEETELLAGGHSLLPAMKTGLSSPDVLIDISGIEGMTGVEVDGDTLVIGGMTTYGAILEAEEVAEHAPALEEAVAWVGDVQVRNRGTIGGNLAHGDPAADLPGAALASNATLVVEGPDGEREVPADDFFFGMYATDVGPDELLTRVEIPVADGAVGAYAKKASPSSGYAMVGVAALLDIDGDTIESARVAANGVMDHGVRLEPVEEALVDGTFDADTIEAAADHAGDDLDVDLMMSDLQASNEFRAQLLEVYTKRALTGVHDAADRTAAD, via the coding sequence ATGTTCCCCGACGAGTTCGACTACTACGAGGCCGAGAGCGTCGCGGAGGCGATCGAGTTGCTCGACGAACACTTGGACGAGGAGACCGAACTACTCGCCGGCGGTCACAGCCTGCTGCCGGCGATGAAGACGGGGCTGTCGAGCCCCGACGTCCTGATCGACATCAGCGGCATCGAGGGGATGACGGGCGTCGAGGTCGACGGCGACACGCTCGTGATCGGCGGGATGACGACCTACGGCGCGATCCTCGAAGCGGAGGAAGTAGCCGAGCACGCCCCCGCGCTCGAAGAGGCGGTGGCGTGGGTCGGCGACGTCCAGGTCAGAAACCGCGGCACCATCGGCGGCAACCTCGCCCACGGCGACCCCGCGGCGGATCTACCTGGGGCGGCGCTCGCCTCGAACGCCACCCTCGTGGTCGAGGGCCCGGACGGCGAACGCGAGGTACCGGCCGACGACTTCTTCTTCGGGATGTACGCCACCGACGTCGGTCCCGACGAACTCCTCACGCGCGTGGAGATCCCGGTGGCCGACGGCGCGGTCGGCGCGTACGCGAAGAAGGCGAGTCCATCGTCGGGCTACGCGATGGTCGGCGTGGCCGCGCTGCTCGACATCGACGGCGACACGATCGAGTCCGCCCGCGTCGCCGCCAACGGCGTGATGGACCACGGGGTCCGGCTCGAACCCGTCGAGGAGGCGCTCGTCGACGGCACGTTCGACGCCGACACCATCGAGGCCGCCGCCGACCACGCGGGCGACGACCTCGACGTGGACCTGATGATGTCGGACCTCCAGGCCTCGAACGAGTTCCGCGCCCAGCTCCTCGAGGTCTACACGAAGCGGGCGCTGACCGGCGTCCACGACGCCGCCGACCGGACGGCGGCCGACTGA
- a CDS encoding AAA family ATPase → MSERPTGFTEATEAEVGAAFDATGYVADDEIVTTTALSLRLGKPLLVEGEPGAGKTELAKVLADGFDTDLVRLQCYEGLTAESALYEWNYTKQLLATQTADTGEAGSAADDPDHSVFTEEYLLERPLLRALRADGDRPPVLLIDEVDRADEEFEALLLEVLSEFQVTIPELGTVRAATPPAVVITSNRTRGLSDALKRRCLFLHVEPPSFEKERAILERKVPELDTAVAAELCAAVGRLREEPLLKPPGAAETIDWARAVAALRDGSDEPLDRETVRTTLGCLLKEVEDVERVDDDLLGSLLTAATEVDA, encoded by the coding sequence ATGAGCGAACGGCCGACGGGGTTCACCGAGGCGACCGAGGCCGAGGTCGGGGCCGCGTTCGACGCCACGGGATACGTCGCCGACGACGAGATCGTGACGACGACGGCGCTGTCGCTTCGGCTCGGCAAGCCGCTGCTCGTCGAGGGCGAACCGGGAGCGGGAAAGACCGAACTCGCGAAGGTGCTCGCCGACGGCTTCGACACCGACCTCGTTCGACTCCAGTGTTACGAGGGACTGACAGCCGAGAGCGCGCTCTACGAGTGGAACTACACCAAACAGCTCCTCGCGACGCAGACGGCCGACACGGGGGAGGCTGGATCCGCTGCCGACGATCCGGACCACTCCGTCTTCACCGAGGAGTACCTGCTCGAACGCCCGCTGCTCCGGGCGCTCCGAGCCGACGGCGACCGTCCCCCAGTACTCCTGATCGACGAGGTCGACCGCGCCGACGAGGAGTTCGAGGCGCTGTTGCTCGAAGTCCTCTCGGAGTTCCAGGTCACGATCCCCGAACTCGGGACGGTCCGGGCGGCGACCCCACCGGCGGTGGTGATCACCTCGAACCGGACGCGCGGGCTCTCGGACGCGCTGAAGCGCCGGTGTCTCTTCCTCCACGTCGAACCGCCGTCGTTCGAGAAGGAGCGCGCGATCCTCGAACGGAAGGTCCCGGAACTCGACACCGCGGTGGCCGCCGAGCTCTGTGCCGCGGTCGGGCGGCTCCGCGAGGAACCTCTGTTGAAACCGCCGGGGGCGGCCGAGACCATCGACTGGGCGCGTGCGGTGGCCGCGTTGCGTGACGGGTCGGACGAACCCCTCGATCGCGAGACCGTCAGAACCACGCTCGGCTGTCTCCTGAAGGAGGTCGAGGACGTCGAGCGCGTCGACGACGACCTGCTCGGTTCGTTGCTCACCGCCGCGACGGAGGTCGACGCGTGA
- a CDS encoding DUF7388 family protein, giving the protein MAGFDGVALKPTEVDLDRVSLDGVERAVIDYEGRERVPSSERLADLAQGTDLRVTTPVRADGFDPLGDDRLAARLPPNVGRVVVAGNPAYLSANERSRAIAPRLGAARERSPGAWVGTEGVERIALAAGGTQFELLEPTTLREVRALRAAGFEGGIAVYAPVVFSEDEDVLLDALGGYVSRRGSVAASLDAAADTSGAAADGTATDATATGRSRSVLLSATEGFALAGPPETVDERVDELRAAGVDVLVGYPARGPTAFGH; this is encoded by the coding sequence ATGGCCGGCTTCGACGGGGTCGCGCTCAAACCGACCGAGGTCGACCTCGACCGGGTCAGCCTCGACGGGGTCGAAAGGGCGGTGATCGACTACGAGGGTCGCGAACGGGTCCCGAGTTCGGAACGACTCGCCGACCTCGCGCAGGGGACCGACCTCCGGGTCACGACGCCGGTCCGTGCCGACGGCTTCGACCCGCTGGGCGACGACCGGCTCGCGGCCCGCCTCCCCCCGAACGTGGGTCGGGTGGTCGTCGCCGGCAACCCGGCGTATCTCTCGGCGAACGAACGGAGTCGTGCGATCGCGCCACGACTCGGCGCGGCCCGCGAGCGCTCGCCGGGCGCGTGGGTCGGCACCGAGGGCGTCGAGCGGATCGCGCTCGCGGCGGGTGGCACACAGTTCGAGCTCCTCGAACCCACGACCCTCCGCGAGGTGCGAGCGCTCCGCGCGGCGGGCTTCGAGGGCGGGATAGCCGTCTACGCACCGGTCGTCTTCAGCGAGGACGAGGACGTCCTCCTCGACGCGCTCGGTGGCTACGTCTCCCGCCGGGGCTCGGTCGCGGCGTCGCTCGATGCCGCAGCCGACACGTCGGGGGCCGCCGCGGACGGCACCGCGACCGACGCGACGGCCACCGGTCGGTCGCGCTCGGTGTTGCTCTCGGCCACCGAGGGGTTCGCGCTCGCGGGCCCGCCCGAGACGGTCGACGAACGAGTCGACGAGCTCCGGGCCGCCGGCGTCGACGTCCTCGTCGGCTATCCGGCGCGCGGGCCGACCGCGTTCGGCCACTGA
- a CDS encoding nucleotidyltransferase family protein, whose product MTNDLRRLSPATVRDALDVERSADPTVVGVLLAAGTSSRFGVANKLLADVDGEPLVRHAARTLRDARLSGLVAVLGCDAAAVRDALAQDEGDSEDLRFVTNPDYERGLSTSVRAGVDAAAEVGANAVVFLPGDMPGVDPETVDLLVDAYRAGLADAIAASHDGRRGNPVLFDERHFPALRAVRGDVGGKPVLLDADRGAVVETDDRGVRADVDTRDDLAGRG is encoded by the coding sequence ATGACCAACGACCTCCGTCGGCTCTCGCCGGCCACGGTGCGGGACGCACTCGATGTGGAGCGGTCCGCGGATCCGACGGTAGTCGGGGTGCTCCTCGCCGCGGGTACCAGCAGCCGGTTCGGCGTGGCGAACAAGCTCCTCGCCGACGTCGACGGCGAACCGCTGGTCCGCCACGCGGCCCGCACCCTCCGCGACGCCCGGCTCTCGGGGCTGGTCGCGGTGCTCGGTTGCGACGCGGCGGCGGTTCGGGACGCGCTCGCCCAGGATGAGGGCGATTCCGAGGACCTTCGATTCGTCACGAACCCCGACTACGAACGTGGGCTCTCGACGTCCGTTCGGGCGGGCGTGGACGCGGCGGCCGAGGTCGGGGCGAACGCGGTCGTGTTCCTCCCAGGTGATATGCCGGGAGTCGACCCCGAAACCGTGGACCTGCTCGTCGACGCCTATCGGGCAGGCCTCGCCGATGCGATCGCGGCGAGCCACGACGGCCGCCGCGGGAACCCCGTGCTCTTCGACGAGCGGCACTTCCCGGCGCTCCGCGCGGTCCGCGGCGACGTGGGTGGGAAACCGGTGCTCCTCGACGCCGACCGCGGGGCGGTCGTCGAGACCGACGACCGGGGCGTCCGGGCCGATGTCGACACCCGCGACGACCTCGCCGGTCGGGGCTGA
- a CDS encoding CoxG family protein yields the protein MEFNGTFELEDTTVDEVWLALSDPVMIENALPGCQFLVPVEDEDVDFDALREEHGDRDVEPTSDPEVIANRAFEEGQTYATVIGISIGPVNPTFETVVTIDHREQPEMKASGEGSAGDSSFEMNAWMDLDGTDDGVEVDWRAEAEVFGRIASMGQRVINPAANQVVKRFFSSVQSEIRDREIADSEAIDADEGEVDDAAAETEASNDGGIVDRILGRSRSN from the coding sequence ATGGAATTCAATGGGACGTTCGAACTGGAGGACACCACGGTCGACGAGGTCTGGCTCGCGCTCTCGGACCCGGTGATGATCGAGAACGCGCTTCCGGGCTGTCAGTTCCTCGTGCCGGTCGAGGACGAGGACGTCGACTTCGACGCGCTCCGCGAGGAGCACGGCGATAGGGACGTCGAACCGACGTCGGACCCGGAGGTGATCGCGAACCGCGCGTTCGAGGAGGGGCAGACCTACGCCACGGTGATCGGCATCAGCATCGGGCCGGTGAACCCCACCTTCGAGACGGTGGTGACCATCGATCACCGCGAGCAGCCGGAGATGAAGGCCTCGGGCGAGGGCTCGGCGGGCGACAGCTCGTTCGAGATGAACGCCTGGATGGACCTCGACGGGACCGACGACGGTGTCGAGGTCGACTGGCGCGCCGAGGCCGAGGTGTTCGGCCGGATCGCGTCGATGGGCCAGCGCGTCATCAACCCCGCCGCGAACCAGGTCGTCAAGCGGTTCTTCTCCTCGGTCCAGAGCGAGATCCGCGACCGGGAGATCGCCGACAGCGAGGCGATCGACGCGGACGAAGGCGAGGTGGACGACGCGGCGGCGGAGACGGAGGCATCGAACGACGGCGGCATCGTCGATCGGATCCTCGGGCGGTCACGGAGTAACTGA
- a CDS encoding (2Fe-2S)-binding protein, which produces MAEHDIELSVNGTAHELSVDSRTLLVHALRDELGYTGTNVGCESSTCGACTIHLDGEAVKSCTLLAVQADGREVTTVEGLAEDGTYAPIQEGFQKEHGLQCGFCTPGMMLAANDLLARNPDPSEEEIREAIEGNLCRCTGYQNIVNAVEYAADHMDQEVAADGGSDRVEGE; this is translated from the coding sequence ATGGCAGAACACGACATCGAACTCAGCGTCAACGGCACGGCACACGAACTCAGCGTGGACTCGCGAACGTTGCTGGTCCACGCGCTCCGCGACGAGCTCGGCTATACGGGCACGAACGTCGGCTGTGAGAGCTCGACCTGCGGGGCCTGTACGATCCACCTCGACGGCGAGGCGGTGAAGTCCTGTACCCTGCTCGCGGTCCAGGCCGACGGCCGCGAGGTCACGACCGTCGAGGGGCTCGCCGAGGACGGCACCTACGCCCCGATCCAGGAGGGCTTCCAGAAGGAACACGGCCTCCAGTGTGGGTTCTGTACGCCCGGGATGATGCTCGCGGCGAACGACCTCCTCGCGCGAAACCCGGACCCCAGCGAGGAGGAGATCCGGGAGGCGATCGAGGGGAACCTCTGTCGGTGTACTGGCTATCAGAACATCGTCAACGCCGTCGAGTACGCCGCCGACCACATGGACCAGGAGGTCGCGGCCGACGGTGGCAGCGACCGCGTGGAGGGCGAGTGA
- a CDS encoding molybdopterin molybdotransferase MoeA, whose amino-acid sequence MVELEMVARSTAVDRLLEHRSGFLGALPTESVGPAESAGRTLAEAVRSPRDVPPTDYATMDGYAVAAADEGSRTVVGSVAPEDAPPRTDPDEAVAVATGAPLPERADAVVPREDATVADDRLTDPGLAGGTNVIRRGTTASADERLFAAGDRLAPRHAALLTDVGVESVRVRRPPSVAVVATGTEIHEGRQPDRDSGFLAGLVRRWGGEPSAPRTVSDDPDGVASAITDAAANHDAVLTTGGTSVGAADHVSDVLADHERLFAGVALRPGRPVTAALVNDTPVVGLPGKPIAAHTAAVLVARALFVGRTAMPTTTAEFARAVSVPDDGIEYAVPVILEVGDEGRTAMPLGHVDSPLPLYEERFAAGLVAASTRATLADGFVLTDSSLGSDETIEVVPYSVVE is encoded by the coding sequence ATGGTCGAACTCGAGATGGTGGCGCGCTCGACCGCGGTCGACCGGCTCCTCGAACACCGGTCCGGGTTCCTCGGGGCGCTCCCGACCGAATCCGTTGGACCCGCCGAGAGCGCCGGTCGAACGCTCGCCGAGGCGGTGCGCTCGCCCCGCGACGTGCCGCCGACGGACTACGCCACGATGGACGGCTACGCCGTCGCGGCCGCCGACGAGGGCTCGCGAACGGTCGTCGGCAGCGTCGCCCCCGAGGACGCCCCCCCACGAACCGACCCCGACGAAGCCGTCGCGGTCGCGACCGGTGCACCGCTGCCCGAGCGGGCCGACGCCGTCGTCCCGCGCGAGGACGCGACCGTGGCGGACGACCGACTCACGGACCCCGGTCTCGCGGGGGGCACCAACGTGATCCGTCGGGGAACCACCGCGTCGGCGGACGAGCGGCTGTTCGCGGCCGGCGACCGGCTCGCCCCGCGACACGCGGCGCTGCTGACCGACGTCGGGGTCGAGTCGGTTCGGGTCCGCCGCCCACCGTCGGTCGCCGTCGTCGCCACCGGTACCGAGATCCACGAGGGTCGCCAGCCCGACCGGGACTCGGGCTTCCTCGCCGGCCTCGTCCGTCGGTGGGGCGGCGAGCCGTCGGCTCCGAGGACCGTCTCGGACGATCCGGATGGGGTCGCGAGCGCCATCACCGACGCGGCCGCCAACCACGACGCCGTCCTCACCACCGGCGGGACGAGCGTCGGGGCCGCCGACCACGTCTCGGACGTACTCGCCGACCACGAGCGGCTGTTCGCCGGCGTGGCGCTCCGACCGGGCCGACCCGTGACCGCGGCACTGGTGAACGACACCCCGGTGGTCGGGTTGCCGGGCAAGCCCATCGCGGCCCACACCGCCGCGGTGCTCGTCGCTCGGGCGCTGTTCGTCGGCAGGACGGCGATGCCGACGACGACCGCCGAATTCGCCCGCGCTGTCTCGGTCCCCGACGACGGGATCGAGTACGCCGTTCCAGTGATTCTCGAAGTCGGGGACGAGGGCCGGACGGCGATGCCGCTCGGGCACGTCGATTCGCCGCTCCCGCTCTACGAGGAGCGGTTCGCGGCGGGGCTCGTCGCCGCGAGCACGCGCGCCACGCTCGCCGACGGCTTCGTGCTCACCGACTCGTCGCTCGGATCCGACGAAACTATCGAGGTCGTCCCGTACTCGGTGGTCGAATGA
- a CDS encoding xanthine dehydrogenase family protein molybdopterin-binding subunit: MGIETIESKDIDAEAVLGSAVERREDPALITGEAEYTDDIQRPNMTHMAVVRSQYGHATIEGIDTSAAEELDGVLAVYTGEDVDVPGMIPTGWQLPSLKNPDRPMLATDRVRHVGEAVAVVVAEDRYTAKDGVDLVDVDYDRQDATVDQSDALDDDAPRVHEEFDDNVAFDFELGDEDATNDAFENAAHTAEVDLENQRVIPNAMEPRAALAEYKPSSGDLELDLTTQNPHLHRLLLPGVIDVPEHKIHVRAPEVGGGFGSKSPLYPDEALASWCSMQVERPVKWTATRSETYQTDAQARAHQTTGEIAMDEDGTITAVRVNTIANIGAYLSIFAAAIPTVLYAPLLSGQYEIPSIYCNVVGSFTNTVPVDLYRGAGRPEALFVVERLIDLGAREVGMDPAEFRRHNFIGSDDFPYETPVAVTYDSGDYEPALDKALDLLDYDDLRERQEELRDEGRYLGVGFSSYIEACGLAPSKIAGSLGAQAGLWENGLVRMHPGGKVTAFCGTSGHGQGHKTTYAQIVADELGVPYDDVEIVESDTDEVPEGRGTYGSRSAAVGGSALSTSAGKVVEKARKIAAHQLEADEADIDFSGGEFSVSGAPDRSMTIQEVTQQAYLAQDLPEGMEPGLEETAFYDPENFVFPFGTHAAVVEVDPESGEIEFENYVAVDDVGPQINPKIVEGQIHGGVAQGVGQALYEVAEYDDNGSLVTGSMQDYTVPKAEHVPHMETDHTETPSPHNPLGVKGVGEAGTIAAPQAVVNAVVDALEPFGVDHIDMPLTNESVWQAVNDSAVADGGTTDEASRDDDADAGGAN, translated from the coding sequence ATGGGTATCGAGACCATCGAATCGAAGGACATCGACGCCGAGGCCGTGCTCGGGTCGGCGGTCGAGCGCCGCGAGGACCCCGCGCTGATCACCGGCGAGGCCGAGTACACCGACGACATCCAGCGGCCGAACATGACCCACATGGCGGTGGTGCGGAGCCAGTACGGTCACGCGACGATCGAGGGCATCGACACGAGCGCGGCCGAGGAGCTCGACGGCGTGCTGGCCGTCTACACCGGCGAGGACGTCGACGTTCCGGGGATGATCCCGACCGGCTGGCAGCTCCCGAGCCTGAAGAACCCGGACCGACCGATGCTCGCGACCGACCGGGTACGCCACGTCGGCGAGGCGGTCGCCGTCGTGGTCGCGGAGGACCGGTACACCGCGAAGGACGGCGTCGACCTCGTCGACGTTGACTACGACCGCCAGGACGCGACCGTCGACCAGAGCGACGCGCTCGACGACGACGCACCGCGGGTCCACGAGGAGTTCGACGACAACGTCGCCTTCGACTTCGAGCTCGGCGACGAGGACGCCACGAACGACGCCTTCGAGAACGCGGCCCACACCGCCGAGGTCGATCTGGAGAACCAGCGGGTGATCCCGAACGCGATGGAGCCGCGGGCCGCGCTCGCGGAGTACAAACCCAGTTCGGGCGACCTCGAACTCGACCTCACCACCCAGAACCCCCACCTCCATCGGCTGTTGCTCCCGGGCGTCATCGACGTCCCGGAGCACAAGATCCACGTCCGCGCGCCCGAGGTCGGCGGCGGGTTCGGGAGCAAGTCGCCGCTCTACCCGGACGAGGCGCTCGCGTCGTGGTGTTCGATGCAGGTCGAGCGACCGGTGAAGTGGACCGCGACGCGTTCGGAGACCTACCAGACCGACGCGCAGGCGCGCGCCCACCAGACCACCGGCGAGATCGCGATGGACGAGGACGGCACGATCACGGCGGTACGGGTGAACACGATCGCCAACATCGGCGCGTACCTCTCGATCTTCGCCGCGGCGATCCCCACGGTTCTGTACGCACCGCTGCTCTCGGGTCAGTACGAGATCCCGTCGATCTACTGCAACGTAGTCGGCTCGTTCACCAACACGGTCCCCGTGGACCTCTATCGCGGCGCGGGCCGGCCGGAGGCGCTCTTCGTGGTCGAGCGGCTGATCGACCTGGGGGCGCGCGAGGTCGGCATGGACCCCGCCGAGTTCCGGCGGCACAACTTCATCGGCTCCGACGACTTCCCCTACGAGACGCCGGTGGCGGTCACCTACGACAGCGGCGACTACGAACCCGCGCTCGACAAGGCCCTCGACCTGCTCGACTACGACGACCTCCGCGAGCGCCAGGAGGAGCTTCGCGACGAGGGTCGGTACCTCGGCGTCGGCTTCTCGAGCTACATCGAGGCCTGCGGGCTCGCACCCTCGAAGATCGCGGGCTCGCTCGGCGCGCAAGCGGGCCTCTGGGAGAACGGGCTGGTCCGGATGCACCCCGGCGGGAAGGTCACGGCGTTCTGTGGTACCTCCGGACACGGTCAGGGCCACAAGACGACCTACGCCCAGATCGTGGCCGACGAGCTCGGGGTTCCCTACGACGACGTCGAGATCGTCGAGAGCGACACCGACGAGGTGCCCGAAGGCCGGGGGACCTACGGCTCGCGGTCGGCGGCGGTCGGCGGGAGCGCGCTCTCGACGAGCGCGGGGAAGGTCGTCGAGAAGGCACGGAAGATCGCCGCCCACCAGCTGGAGGCCGACGAGGCCGACATCGACTTTTCCGGTGGTGAGTTCAGCGTCTCGGGCGCACCGGACCGTTCGATGACCATCCAGGAGGTCACCCAGCAGGCCTACCTCGCCCAGGACCTCCCCGAGGGGATGGAGCCGGGGCTCGAGGAGACCGCCTTCTACGACCCGGAGAACTTCGTCTTCCCGTTTGGGACCCACGCCGCCGTGGTCGAGGTCGACCCCGAATCCGGCGAGATCGAGTTCGAGAACTACGTCGCCGTCGACGACGTCGGCCCCCAGATCAACCCCAAGATCGTCGAGGGCCAGATCCACGGCGGGGTCGCCCAGGGCGTGGGGCAAGCGCTCTACGAGGTCGCCGAGTACGACGACAACGGCAGCCTCGTCACGGGGTCGATGCAGGACTACACGGTGCCGAAGGCCGAGCACGTCCCTCACATGGAGACGGACCACACGGAGACGCCGTCGCCGCACAACCCGCTCGGCGTGAAGGGTGTCGGCGAGGCGGGCACCATCGCGGCCCCACAGGCCGTGGTGAACGCGGTCGTGGACGCGCTCGAACCGTTCGGCGTCGACCACATCGACATGCCGCTCACGAACGAGTCGGTCTGGCAGGCGGTGAACGACAGCGCCGTCGCGGACGGCGGGACGACCGACGAAGCGAGTCGTGACGACGACGCCGACGCGGGAGGTGCGAACTGA